The following coding sequences are from one Aethina tumida isolate Nest 87 chromosome 2, icAetTumi1.1, whole genome shotgun sequence window:
- the LOC109602224 gene encoding alpha-tubulin N-acetyltransferase encodes MEFKFNLNDYFKERIVEIDHNLVPPGFSGDRRQLWDTVSKVTEVVNAMGEASAAAQGLSKAITTSDRLRNSEHKLYLLIDGGHNGKKGAVTGLLKVGRKTLYLFDRDGEHYQVTPLCILDFYVHESRQRSGLGKLLYEHMLKDEDIEPVKIAIDRPSEKFLGFLKKHYNLSTPIKQMNNYVVFDGFFPDDEDKKSEKSESIIKGNSPNVSISPSVAPYGRYAAPRPKCSMGQIIHNETSTLPTTSTTPVGKQKKIPKNYSSPKPEAEKATEEEVVAESNGDQAPESPKLERPQSLSIQTNDEIVEDGPGVAAVEELAHKVRELEVEEEPHKKKTPSHLTEQGFFDLKFYHNKLW; translated from the exons atggaatttaaattcaacCTGAACGACTATTTCAAAGAGAGGATCGTCGAGATCGACCACAATTTGGTTCCACCCGGTTTCAGTGGAGATCGCAGACAATTATG ggACACAGTGTCGAAGGTCACCGAGGTGGTGAACGCGATGGGGGAGGCGTCGGCCGCCGCCCAGGGCCTCTCGAAGGCGATCACCACGTCCGACCGGCTGAGGAATTCGGAGCACAAGCTCTACCTATTGATTGACGGCGGGCACAACGG taaaaaagGAGCTGTGACAGGCCTGTTAAAAGTCGGGCGGAAGACTCTGTACCTCTTCGACAGGGACGGCGAACATTATCAAGTCACGCCGTTGTGCATCCTCGACTTTTACGTGCACGAATCCCGTCAGCGTTCCGGTCTCGGGAAGCTCCTCTACGAGCACATGCTCAAG GATGAGGACATCGAACCAGTCAAAATAGCAATAGACCGACCAAGTGAAAAATTTCTGGGTTTTTTGAAAAAGCATTACAATTTAAGCACACCCATCAAACAGATGAACAACTACGTCGTGTTCGACGGCTTCTTCCCCGACGACGAGGACAAAAAGAGTGAAAAAAG TGAGTCTATCATTAAGGGAAACTCGCCTAACGTCTCGATCTCACCAAGTGTCGCCCCGTACGGAAGATACGCTGCACCCCGTCCTAAGTGCAGTATGGGTCAG ATAATACACAACGAAACATCCACGTTGCCCACCACGTCGACCACACCAGTGGG taaacaaaaaaaaataccaaaaaattaCAGTTCGCCGAAGCCGGAAGCGGAGAAGGCGACCGAGGAGGAGGTGGTGGCCGAGTCGAACGGCGACCAGGCCCCGGAGTCGCCGAAACTGGAACGGCCGCAGTCGCTCTCCATTCAAACGAACGACGAGATCGTCGAGGACGGGCCCGGTGTCGCCGCCGTCGAGGAGCTGGCGCACAAGGTCCGGGAGCTGGAGGTGGAGGAGGAGCCGCACAAGAAGAAGACGCCCAGTCACTTGACGGAGCAGGGGTTCTTCGACTTGAAGTTCTACCACAACAAGTTGTGGTAG